In a genomic window of Arthrobacter woluwensis:
- a CDS encoding cryptochrome/photolyase family protein — MTGRPEVSIVWFRDDLRTADHPALRAALDAGPAIALYVLDEQSPGVRPLGGAARWWLHHALADLRERLAELNVPLVIRRGPAASVVPDVASRAAAGAVFWNRRYGAPERRADQAVKALLAAAGRTGKSFQATLLHEPWRIATWQGNPYRVFTPFWKTLSAQDFRPPLAVPEPQDARNLAVPGGLQLGDLELLPSHPDWSGPLAEAWTPGEQAGQEALADFLDERLADYREARERPGVDGSSRLSPYLRWGHVSPFQVWAGLAPLRREAPESSATFASELGWREFAWHQLYHHPRLATVNLRPEFDRHPWWLPGEDEPDGGSGDADMAALLHAWQRGTTGIPLVDAGQRQLWNTGWMHNRVRMVSASFLVKNLGIHWRLGEQWFWDTLVDADAAANPFNWQWAAGSGADAAPFFRIFNPQIQAKTHDPDGRYLAEWIPELNMPEYPEPCVDLADSRKDALDRLKMMSESGAQQAQTAGRS; from the coding sequence ATGACCGGGAGGCCGGAAGTCTCCATCGTCTGGTTCCGTGACGACCTGCGCACGGCGGACCATCCCGCCCTGCGGGCCGCCCTCGACGCCGGGCCGGCGATCGCGCTGTATGTGCTGGACGAACAGTCGCCCGGCGTGCGGCCTCTCGGGGGCGCCGCGCGCTGGTGGCTGCACCACGCGCTCGCCGACCTGCGGGAGCGGCTCGCCGAGCTCAACGTGCCACTGGTGATCCGCCGTGGGCCGGCTGCTTCGGTGGTGCCGGACGTGGCATCGCGCGCGGCAGCCGGCGCCGTCTTCTGGAACCGTCGTTACGGCGCTCCCGAGCGGCGGGCCGACCAGGCGGTCAAAGCCCTCCTGGCGGCGGCCGGCCGCACGGGCAAGAGCTTCCAGGCCACGCTGCTGCATGAACCCTGGCGCATCGCCACGTGGCAGGGCAATCCGTACCGCGTGTTCACCCCGTTCTGGAAGACGCTGAGCGCCCAGGATTTCCGGCCGCCACTGGCCGTGCCGGAACCGCAGGATGCCCGGAACCTCGCCGTGCCGGGCGGGCTGCAGCTGGGGGACCTGGAGCTTCTGCCCAGCCATCCGGACTGGTCGGGGCCGCTGGCCGAGGCCTGGACACCCGGCGAGCAGGCCGGGCAGGAGGCGCTCGCGGACTTCCTCGACGAGCGCCTGGCCGACTATCGCGAGGCCCGGGAGCGGCCCGGCGTCGACGGCTCCAGCCGGCTCTCGCCCTATCTGCGCTGGGGGCACGTGAGCCCCTTCCAGGTGTGGGCCGGGCTGGCGCCACTGCGCCGGGAGGCGCCCGAGAGCTCCGCGACGTTCGCCTCTGAACTGGGCTGGCGGGAGTTCGCGTGGCACCAGCTCTATCACCATCCACGGCTGGCCACGGTGAACCTCCGCCCGGAGTTCGACCGCCATCCGTGGTGGCTCCCGGGCGAGGATGAGCCCGACGGCGGATCCGGGGATGCGGACATGGCCGCCCTGCTGCACGCCTGGCAGCGGGGGACCACGGGCATCCCGCTCGTGGACGCGGGCCAGCGCCAGCTGTGGAACACCGGGTGGATGCACAACCGGGTGCGGATGGTCAGCGCGAGCTTCCTGGTGAAGAATCTCGGCATCCACTGGCGGCTGGGCGAGCAGTGGTTCTGGGACACCCTGGTGGATGCGGACGCCGCCGCGAACCCCTTCAACTGGCAATGGGCTGCAGGCAGTGGCGCGGACGCCGCGCCGTTCTTCCGGATCTTCAATCCGCAGATCCAGGCGAAGACCCATGACCCGGACGGCCGGTACCTCGCGGAGTGGATCCCGGAACTGAACATGCCCGAGTACCCCGAACCGTGCGTGGACCTCGCGGATTCCCGGAAGGACGCCCTGGATCGCCTCAAGATGATGTCCGAATCCGGGGCGCAACAGGCCCAGACGGCCGGGAGATCCTAA
- a CDS encoding MarR family winged helix-turn-helix transcriptional regulator, giving the protein MHAEESAFGVESSPERERLAAAPGFEVLFLLQKFTTEAERYSEVVRRHHGLARNDIHAINAVVEADRTGATVTPRDLRRLLILSSAAMTSVLDRLEASGHLQRHPSPVDRRQLVLSSTPSARATGREMFDPMVEHMMPVLGEYSEEQVALFEEMIMKLTDAIAAAREEVQAAEG; this is encoded by the coding sequence ATGCATGCGGAAGAAAGCGCCTTCGGCGTGGAGTCATCCCCGGAACGTGAGCGCCTCGCCGCCGCCCCCGGGTTCGAAGTGCTGTTCCTCCTGCAGAAGTTCACCACCGAAGCGGAACGTTACTCCGAAGTGGTCCGGCGTCATCACGGGCTGGCCCGCAACGACATCCACGCGATCAACGCCGTCGTAGAGGCCGACCGGACCGGCGCGACCGTCACGCCCCGCGACCTCCGCCGGCTCCTGATCCTCAGCTCGGCGGCCATGACGTCCGTGCTCGACCGCCTCGAGGCGTCGGGGCATCTGCAACGGCATCCGAGCCCGGTGGACCGGCGCCAGCTGGTGCTCAGCTCGACCCCGAGCGCCCGCGCGACGGGCCGGGAGATGTTCGACCCCATGGTCGAGCACATGATGCCGGTGCTGGGGGAGTACTCGGAGGAGCAGGTCGCCCTGTTCGAAGAGATGATCATGAAGCTCACCGACGCCATCGCGGCCGCCCGCGAGGAAGTCCAGGCGGCCGAGGGGTGA
- a CDS encoding gamma-aminobutyraldehyde dehydrogenase, translated as MHQFINGKAVTGASGATQDVINPATGEVTATVTLAGLRDLEAAVAAARAAFPAWSRTTPGERSAILQRFARILEARAEEFAQAESSQTGKPLRLCREFDVPGTIDNVDFFAGAARNLEGKAMAEYSADHTSAIRREAIGVIGSIAPWNYPLQMAAWKILPAIAAGNTIILKPAEITPLTSVMFAEALTEAGLPDGVVNVLVGSGSTIGAALMRHPHVDMVSFTGSTAVGRTVLEAAAVNAKRVHLELGGKAPFVVFDDADIDAAVHGAVAGSLINSGQDCTAATRALVHRSVYQEFVDKLAARFDGIVLGTPENDGADIGSLSSFRHRDHVAGMVERARGYARVAAGGYIPTEDGLGDGAFYRPTLIVDAAPDSEIVKNEVFGPVLVVLPFDDDDEAIALANDTVYGLAASAWTSNIQRALRATREIKAGCVWVNDHIPIISEMPHGGFKQSGFGKDMSAYSFEEYTQVKHVMFELGGVVEKEWHRTIFALR; from the coding sequence GCCGCCGTCGCCGCCGCCCGCGCCGCGTTCCCCGCGTGGTCCCGCACCACCCCCGGAGAGCGCTCCGCGATCCTCCAGCGTTTCGCCCGCATCCTGGAGGCCCGTGCCGAGGAGTTCGCCCAGGCGGAGAGCTCCCAGACCGGCAAGCCGCTGCGCCTGTGCCGCGAGTTCGACGTCCCGGGCACCATCGACAACGTCGACTTCTTCGCCGGCGCCGCCCGGAACCTCGAAGGCAAGGCCATGGCGGAGTACTCGGCCGACCACACCTCGGCCATCCGCCGCGAGGCGATCGGCGTCATCGGGTCCATCGCGCCGTGGAACTACCCGCTCCAGATGGCCGCGTGGAAGATCCTGCCCGCCATCGCCGCGGGCAACACGATCATCCTCAAGCCAGCGGAGATCACTCCCCTGACGTCCGTGATGTTCGCCGAGGCGCTGACCGAGGCGGGCCTGCCGGACGGCGTCGTGAACGTCCTGGTGGGGAGCGGCAGCACCATCGGCGCGGCGCTCATGCGCCATCCCCACGTGGACATGGTCTCCTTCACCGGTTCCACCGCCGTGGGCCGCACGGTGCTCGAGGCCGCCGCGGTGAACGCCAAGCGCGTGCACCTGGAGCTGGGCGGCAAGGCGCCCTTCGTCGTGTTCGACGACGCCGACATCGACGCCGCGGTGCACGGCGCCGTCGCGGGTTCCCTGATCAACTCGGGCCAGGACTGCACGGCGGCCACCCGCGCGCTGGTGCACCGCAGTGTCTACCAGGAGTTCGTGGACAAGCTCGCCGCGCGGTTCGACGGCATCGTCCTGGGCACCCCGGAGAACGACGGCGCGGACATCGGCTCGCTGTCCTCCTTCCGTCACCGGGACCACGTGGCCGGCATGGTCGAGCGGGCGCGCGGCTACGCCCGGGTGGCGGCCGGCGGGTACATCCCCACCGAGGACGGCCTGGGCGACGGCGCGTTCTACCGCCCCACCCTGATCGTGGACGCCGCCCCGGACTCCGAGATCGTCAAGAACGAGGTGTTCGGTCCCGTCCTGGTCGTCCTGCCCTTCGATGACGACGACGAGGCCATCGCCCTCGCCAACGACACCGTCTACGGGCTGGCCGCCTCCGCCTGGACCTCGAACATCCAGCGCGCCCTCCGCGCGACCCGCGAGATCAAGGCCGGATGCGTGTGGGTGAACGACCACATCCCGATCATCTCCGAGATGCCGCACGGCGGCTTCAAGCAGTCCGGCTTCGGCAAGGACATGTCCGCCTACTCCTTCGAGGAGTACACCCAGGTCAAGCACGTGATGTTCGAACTGGGCGGCGTCGTGGAGAAGGAGTGGCACCGCACCATCTTCGCGCTGCGCTGA